Genomic DNA from Planktothrix sp. FACHB-1365:
GATAGGTAGCGATAGCCGATTTCGACTAATTTTACAAGGGAGAGGGAATTATTGTTTAAATCCGACGGATTTTAAACACTGGAATTTACAAATTTTGGGTTCTGGTAGTTCTTATTCTTTTTATGGTTCTTTTGAATAGATGAGAAGAAAATGATTAGCTTTGTTTGGTTTTATAGTTATTTAATGGGTGCGTGCGTTTCAAACTTACGCACCCTACGGGGATAGGTTTTATAGTTATTTAATGGGTGCGTGGGTTCCAAACTTACGCACCCTACGGGGATAGGTTTTATAGTTTATTTAATGGGTGCGTGGGTTCCAAACTTACGCACCCTACGAGGATAGTGTTCACGCTTCTAAGCCCTGAAGGGCTTACTACGAAGGGGGAGAAAAATTATTGAGTTTTAAGCGGTTAAAGCTTGGCTGGATAACCGGAGAATTTCGGTGGTTTTGAAGCCCATTTGATGTAAGGCTTCTCCATAATTAACCATGAATTCTTCGACGATTTCAAGTTTGTTCATTCCTAATGCTTTGACATCAGATTCAACTTGATTCAGCATCCGCAAAATAATCGGTAGAATTTGACGATTTGCGATTTCTATTTCGCTTTTGACCTCGGTAAAATGTTGTTTTAACCAAATACTGCCAAAGTTGAGATGACTGTATTCATCTTTAACAACGGATTGAGTAATTTTTCGAGCAAAATTATCCGCAACTGGGATATAGTTATGGTAAGCTGCGATCGCAAAACATTCAATAACTAAAGATTGAATTAATAAACAGGTTGCTATTTTCTGTTGAATTTCCGCCGTTTTAAACAGTTGACGCAAATCGGCAAAAAAGTCTTTTGCCATTTCTAAATCAGGAATAACATCAAGGTTTTTTCCACAAGCTTCAAAACTTTTACGATGACCCCGTTCCATTTTGCCTAACTGAATTAATTCTTGGGAAAATTCGGGCAAAAGTTCAGCCAAACTGATAAAATTATCATAAGCTTCCTGTTCACCTTCAATCACAATTCCGTTAATCCGGCTAAAACTATCACGGTAAGTATCGCTATTGTAATCTAAAATTTTAGTTGCTAAAGATTGAGACATATTTGATAAATCTCCTGATGATGTACTGGGTTTAAGGGATAACTAAATCAGCATTAAATAGCAGGATTAGGCAAATTTTCTAGCCAAGGTCTTGCTCCGGTTGTCCGACGAATTTCTCGCCAAATTGCTGTAGCAGCTAACGCTCCATCTCCTGCTGCTATTATAACTTGATTTAACCCAACTTTTAAATCCCCAATTGCAAAAATTCTAGGGTGAGAAGTTCGACACATTTTATCAGTGAGTAAGTTATTTCCTTGTAGTTCCAGATTAATATCTTTGAGATAGGTATTATGATAGCGAGATCCCATTGAAATTAATCCAGTTTCTAACTCAATTAAGGTTCCATTGGTTAACTCAACTCCGGTCATTTGATGATTTTTTCCGATAAATTGATGAATGGGGGTTTCTATGATTGGATAACCATATTCTTTTAATTTATTTCTTAGAGGTTCACTAATGGTAAATGCTCCATGCGTAAAAATAGTAATATAAGGGGTAAACCAACTTAAATTAAACACCATTTCTTCAATTGCGGCTTCACTCCCAGCAAAGAAACCACATTTTTTATCAATCATTTCATATCCATCACAGACCATACAAACGTGCAGGTTATAACCCGCATATTCGTAAACATTTCGCATATCATCTAAGGGGGGTAAATAATCAATAATTCCACTTGCTGCAATTAAGTATTTTGAACGAAACACCGCTTCAATACTATTTTGACGACCGACTTTGACTTTAACAGCAAAGGTTTCTCCTTCATCGATGACTTCTTCAACAAAACCGTTGAGAAAATCCCCATCTAAACTGGCATAATGTTCTTTTCCCCGTTGTAATAAAACTCGCCCTGGCGTGTCAGGAGGTAAACCTAAATAATTATGTAATTCCTGCATCCAAAATGACCGAGCTTTGCCTTTATCAATAATTAAACTAGAAAGGCGATAACGTTGTAAATAAATTCCTGCCGAAAGTCCTCCAGCACCGCCACCAATCACAATAACATCATAGATTTGGTTTTGTTTTTCCGGTAAATTATTTTTGGAAAGCTGCATAATTTTTCTCCGTTGATTTATTAACTAATTCGAGCCATAA
This window encodes:
- a CDS encoding aldehyde oxygenase (deformylating); the encoded protein is MSQSLATKILDYNSDTYRDSFSRINGIVIEGEQEAYDNFISLAELLPEFSQELIQLGKMERGHRKSFEACGKNLDVIPDLEMAKDFFADLRQLFKTAEIQQKIATCLLIQSLVIECFAIAAYHNYIPVADNFARKITQSVVKDEYSHLNFGSIWLKQHFTEVKSEIEIANRQILPIILRMLNQVESDVKALGMNKLEIVEEFMVNYGEALHQMGFKTTEILRLSSQALTA
- a CDS encoding NAD(P)/FAD-dependent oxidoreductase, whose translation is MQLSKNNLPEKQNQIYDVIVIGGGAGGLSAGIYLQRYRLSSLIIDKGKARSFWMQELHNYLGLPPDTPGRVLLQRGKEHYASLDGDFLNGFVEEVIDEGETFAVKVKVGRQNSIEAVFRSKYLIAASGIIDYLPPLDDMRNVYEYAGYNLHVCMVCDGYEMIDKKCGFFAGSEAAIEEMVFNLSWFTPYITIFTHGAFTISEPLRNKLKEYGYPIIETPIHQFIGKNHQMTGVELTNGTLIELETGLISMGSRYHNTYLKDINLELQGNNLLTDKMCRTSHPRIFAIGDLKVGLNQVIIAAGDGALAATAIWREIRRTTGARPWLENLPNPAI